ACATTTAGGCACTACGGGTCGAATTCAAAACTAAGAGTCTAAGAAGCCTATACGAATCAAGGACAgattaaatcccgaaggatcaaacctgctctgatactaagttaaatatcagagtgcgcaataAACGagattaacaaaaataatagaaatattattaaacaaactagaATGCccgaacggctacaaaaccttaAGAGGCTACATTGTAAATGATTTGTTCTAAACTAAATAACAAGcatgctatttataataaactaaccctaaccctaaaatgTAAGAAACCGAAACCTTAATACTAATGGGCTAAGACCAAAAatccaaacattcaaataaaccaaaatactaatattttccaacaatttgCCCACGGGAAGGGTAACTATCCATAGATAGTCCCGTCATGTATGACTGGATTAATTATGCTTCAAGGCCAACCTAAACTTTTGTTTCCTTCCAAGTAAAGTACTATTGAATTCTCAGGAAacaatctttcttttcttaGTCCAAACATAACCAAATAATTCCCAATAACTTTTAATTTGGGCTGAGATATTTGGCGCCTAAATATGAATATATTAACCGAAATAACGTCTCTAACGGTCATTTGGAACTAGACCACCCAGTCATGTCATCTTCGTTCCAACCATAAACGACCATAGCAGAGGTCCCATTCCCAGCAGTCTTAATCTCTCTCCTAGGGTTTAAAAATGGGTCGGTTTTGAAGCACAAGAAGACATGTGAAGGAAATAGCATAAAGTACAATTGATGGACCAGCAAGGAAAATGCAACAAAGCACAAGATATATTAGGTACTTTTGATCAGTTCCCAGATTATAGTAATAAGTTGGCATGCAAAATCTTCGTTTTTCAGCTTCATATGTTATCGTTATGTGggattttgcagatttttcAGTTTTGGATTCCGGCGAGGCTACAAATTTAATCAACGACACCAATAATTGGCTGGTGACACATACACAACTAATCTTTCCTTTGTTTGTTATTGTTTGGTTAATTTTTAGTACATTAATTTGATAGGAAATATTATCTTATCGGATTGTCTAGCAATATAAGCTGCTTATGTTACAGTATCACATATATGGATATCATTAAGAGTCATTTTGATTCTATCCAGAAAAACACCGTTCATTTTAGTTTGGCAAGTCTGAACAAGAGAATAGTAGTAGTCTTTGTTTGGTATGTTAACCTATCGTTGTATTATGGTGTAGTTAAATCTGAACGATGATGATCGATGGGAGGAACCACCTAACAAAAAGAAGGGATTCGCCGGGGCTATATCAGAAGAAGAGCTGAAGATTCGAAGTGAGGTTGAAATGGAGATCGAAAAAAACTTGgaggaagaaatcaaagatggGATTTGCCATCTTGCTCTGAGATTGCAGAGGCTCTATCAACACCAAAAGGAAAGAAGAAGTGCTGCTACAAATGGAAGAAGGAGTAACAATAACAAAGCATTTTGTGAGGTTAATATTAACATAAAAATGGAAGGAGGAACCAAGATTGAAATTAAAGAGACTAAAAAACCAGCACCTGAAAGGGGTTGCCCTAATTGGACTAGTTCAGGAATATCAGAGAGAAGTTATCAACAAGTTACAAAGATGGCTTCAAATACCAAGAAGTTTGATTGGGCCAAGTCGCTGCGTTCGAGTGCTGGGCCTGCACTCGTCACTAACAAAAATAGCGGCCCACGTGAACTGGGTTGGAAAGTTTGAGATTGCTTtggtttgtttatatatttaaattatgaTTGATATTACATCTTTAATGCTTAAGCTACACTAACGGGAGGAACAGCGTTCAAACCACTGCTAGTGTTGTTACTCACAGGTAGCTTCACCAGTGTGATTTTATATGAGACATGAGTAAGTTGTGAATGTTTTGGGAGATATGAAAACATCAATTGTTGTAAGTGACTgtaattgtgattttttatatgttttgccgaaccccaaaaataaataatgaagtTGTTTTGTAAGGAAAAGGAACACTAGTGGGGTCTCATGTATGATACTTGGCTCCTAATATGTAAGGAGTCACTATGACGTGACATTATTTCACCATCtacattattaaattttttttttttatcgtcaTTTgagaattatttatttaatttgaaaacTGTTTACTGATCCGGAGGTATTGAGCAAATTGACAGTTAttgattaattaaaattttgaaatagaaAACCATTTATTAATCATATGatctgaaaataataaaaaacaattaaaaattttgaaaaggaAAATTCTCTTCACCTATCTCATACTAGTACTTCCACTCCATCAGATGAGCAATTGCAACAAATCCTTAAATGTCTCATAAAATGGTGACTTTTGTTCACTTAATTTTCTTGTAGTGTATGGGGCTGGCATCTCCTTAAGGCAACTACTACTACTAGAATCAACACCTCCAAAAGTTGAATAGACAGAGAATACTCTTCCGAGAATCGTTTAATGGAGAATACCTTACATGATACGAATGCAATGTCACGAAGCGTACTACACCAATGGAACAAAGACATGTAGACAAAACTTACAcatatctttatttatttatttttctgaaaatatgATATTAGCCCTTCcaactcaattttcttcataaAACCCTACATAACTTTTTTACTCAAAgaaaacccaatgactaggatccacataagcaaattcattaatttcatattacttcacacattttacatttttcacatgcctaaaatacccctattacATATTTGATGTAGACAATTAATTGTAAGGAGAgagtgaaggattattttgtgaaaacaagttcatttaagcaacatcaataagcatgcaattaacaattaaaggcggaatcatgctagcatgcacttaaaaacaaaacattaaccaagaaattcaaagcctagtagattggtgaaccaaaactcaactcaaaacaaagtgagttgaaattgtacctttgtagattcctctttgcataagcaaaggctaatcacccaaagagagggccttcattccttgcatcttaaatctatggatttggatggaagaataggtttctccaagttcccaaaattgagaacctctaagtctcttcaccaaggagagattggagaagaaatgagtgaccttggagtagtgggattgcaagatgcaccccccaaggggccggcctcctagagagaaaatggagagacaagttctcaccaattttctctaaaagaaaacccttttatgaattttggctataaagtcatatttatacctttattcatttgagtggcaaacttgtaaataagtccaagttcactaccctaaacatcatggccggccattgggatattattgggctattatgcccttgtgaatctttattcattaagttgtcatacaacctaagtcaatgggcttgacgttcgaagcccattgggcctaaacgtccaaaactatcccgaggtcttttaacgaacttattcgtttgattaattaacatattaattaatccttgccataaataaatgattaaaccatttaatcattcttactcatctccatttaatctccaatctccacctcttatggtgtgcgatccattaggttccttttagcgaggcagtgggcgattaaaaccatttcaaatcgattgtgaattgaaacttactttcaattctccctttagtgattatacacgtttagggcttccacaaaccatgagtgacaccttgcagcatatcatggttacccaagctaatcagaaaaggtagagaaaacctattcagtttgggattacaaatgcaatacggtctttctctaatacaatactcttgaccacattgtttggtttgatagtttatttattcatgtctactatccaatgtgattcatgtgcttatatgattactttgaatgtgatttgaacgcattcctaaatctcattcatactctggccagagattctaaatcatatcatagagtattctccctcaaacggtttgaaggttagagatcccttgttgcgcattcacttgcctccatgactaagtggcttaaccccaacgatgccgtggacaccccgatagggtgactttgacataatcaaagatcaaggacttaaccacaagacaactgtgatgcctcaggtcaaaggactaatttgcattatcacaaacatgagttctcatgtgacatgagtatgagaactcttcgttgatcacgttcagtgaactcattctttactgagcacctacgtacttgtcttgatgtcacacacaccaatgactcgagactagtcactctccctgagagaagacatagcacgtaccgatcttgacggactgtcaatgcccaattggcaatcctatgatcaggaacatttaggatgtgtctacgaaagaatggtctcatgaatctaacttcattagattacattcttccaatcacatattccttggactttatcgtttaagcatataacatttatatgagacggctcaaacaataatctttgccctttatattaaactagattagtttaacatgtgaaatgtccgtaaagtatcatcacatgattggttttagggcacatttccaacagagagtaaatgattttgcaacaagaaaaaaaaaagacattaatgttaaaaatgtattgcatattaattttttagaacGGCTTTGAATTTTCATAAAACTATTCTATTCAGTTTTTTTCACCATACTCTTGAATACTTTTcaatttatcctttttttattaatatattagaaCATTGTATTTCATTATCTACATGcacattaatttacctacaacaattataccatgggtgtaatataatatcTCTTTTTTACAATGATGCAAAATAATGTTTATACCAACAACAAAACGTGTCTAACATATGTACtaatacatggaaaataatttacctatattaagAAGAAATGTAGTTCGATgcattgacacaccccgacctaaaatCAAGGCgagttggccgtcacgtgagggtgacgtagccatgtgcatagtgcggaagcaataaggatatgaaatatacaaataaataagaacCGAAAGCTAAttaatgtgcactaataagcAAAAAGTGCCAGGAatgagatacaagtgtaaatacacctaatcagagcatagaagtctaggtgcaatccagtaggacaagtactactTATACAGCACCAGAAGAAGTCCTACGAGAACCGCCAAGATCCACAaatgccaccaacagcaagtctacctaaaacctggaggagcgcaaaacaaaaagtgtgagtggggaaaaacaaagcttttcaaaatcatttcatttatcaaatgctataacccctcgccgtaaaacatttataattttcccagaaatggaatgtaaatatatatatatcaaatcatgcttcacatatccataatcataagtatgccatgccaaaaatataaaacataataagtaactcaggtgaaaataaattcatggaaaataacatattagccggaacccctgcagaagtatgtacggttgaattcatagctcattaatcAATCTAGTCGAAGTCACtacaagtgacctatacggcactacactgcacacgagtcggaaccactgtaagggtctgtacgacaagactaggtgtaatatagttatgctcaatccTACGCACTCATGATAgctatgcgataaatcgctagtcacctacaagtcggaaccacctatgatggtctatacaacaagactgtgcacctaaattggatccaatgtgagcatagggtgcgggaggtgacattataaacaaaCTTGTACCATAtctttggctaaatcacaatcaccctggGTGCAAGTTTATGATCTTTCAATCACATCTCATATTATAAATATCTCATATAATAAAACATGactcacctggtacttacctgagcgtccacaacaccaattcatattatacatcatatactaattcatatgctgaatataaatttatatgcatggcatttcaaagcatacttttgTTTAAACACGTTTTCTGggaaatatcaagtatataaatatatactggaaatcaaaagcccacttactggtatgtcgaagggtcgtagcccccaagtTGACCTTGACTGCGTtcatcctcgggataggtttcacttatatgcgaaataactgaataaacgttatttaaagcacataaccaatactagctaaaaacttctcatacattgctcaattgggatgtttgaatataccaacgtgatctacactgacacaccccgatcctagaatcaaggcgtgctgaccgtcacgtgagtgtgacgtaaccaaaagtgccaCGCGGAAGCAATAGGTAAGAGAATTAAGAAGAAATaaaaccaaatactagcaataatatccaactagcatgctagagtgaa
Above is a window of Malus sylvestris chromosome 15, drMalSylv7.2, whole genome shotgun sequence DNA encoding:
- the LOC126604702 gene encoding uncharacterized protein LOC126604702, coding for MDQQGKCNKAQDILDFSVLDSGEATNLINDTNNWLLNLNDDDRWEEPPNKKKGFAGAISEEELKIRSEVEMEIEKNLEEEIKDGICHLALRLQRLYQHQKERRSAATNGRRSNNNKAFCEVNINIKMEGGTKIEIKETKKPAPERGCPNWTSSGISERSYQQVTKMASNTKKFDWAKSLRSSAGPALVTNKNSGPRELGWKV